A single genomic interval of Microbacterium sp. LWO14-1.2 harbors:
- a CDS encoding flavin reductase family protein gives MTETPSAISADDFRFAFRSHPAGVAIVTADAGDGPVAMTVSSVASVSIDPPTLVFSASALSSSTPTILKAETVVVHMLAADQIALAKLGAQRGVDRFGPDVEWGRLPTGEPYYPGAHWLRGRVVQRVDANGSTLILVEAIESKLHGDDVDKEPVPLVYHNRRWHTLSDRSSLPTSSVPFCVVYGRDE, from the coding sequence ATGACTGAGACGCCCTCCGCCATCTCCGCCGACGACTTCCGCTTCGCCTTCCGGTCGCATCCGGCCGGCGTCGCGATCGTCACCGCCGACGCTGGCGACGGACCGGTCGCGATGACCGTCAGCTCTGTCGCGTCCGTGTCTATCGACCCGCCGACTCTCGTGTTTTCCGCGTCAGCCCTCTCTTCGAGCACGCCGACGATCCTCAAAGCCGAGACGGTCGTCGTGCACATGCTCGCCGCGGATCAGATCGCGCTGGCCAAGCTGGGGGCGCAGCGCGGTGTCGACCGATTCGGCCCGGACGTCGAGTGGGGGCGGCTCCCCACCGGCGAGCCCTACTATCCGGGGGCGCACTGGCTGCGCGGGCGGGTCGTACAGCGTGTGGATGCCAACGGCTCGACCCTCATCCTCGTCGAGGCGATCGAATCCAAGCTGCACGGCGACGATGTCGACAAGGAGCCCGTGCCCCTCGTCTATCACAACCGTCGGTGGCACACGCTCTCGGACCGATCCTCGCTTCCGACCTCGTCCGTCCCGTTCTGCGTCGTCTACGGGCGAGACGAATAA
- a CDS encoding RidA family protein, whose translation MTNERISRIPAPVVPGISDSTRVTAGELVFISGQVGFEEDGSVPTDFVRAIELTYGEFERALNAAGVTYDDLVRVNVYITELDQEKLYTWRETRNRIINTTTPSASTVIGVHSLYNGATIEIDGIAAVR comes from the coding sequence ATGACCAACGAACGCATCTCCCGTATCCCGGCGCCCGTGGTGCCCGGTATCTCGGACAGCACTCGCGTTACCGCGGGCGAGCTGGTCTTCATCTCGGGCCAGGTCGGCTTCGAAGAGGACGGCTCCGTCCCCACCGACTTCGTCCGTGCCATCGAGCTTACGTACGGCGAGTTCGAGCGCGCTCTGAACGCGGCTGGCGTGACGTACGACGACCTGGTTCGCGTGAACGTGTACATCACGGAGCTGGACCAGGAGAAGCTATACACCTGGCGCGAGACGCGCAACCGCATCATCAACACAACCACGCCTTCCGCGAGCACCGTCATCGGTGTCCACTCGCTCTACAACGGCGCCACGATCGAGATCGACGGCATCGCCGCGGTGCGCTGA
- a CDS encoding M24 family metallopeptidase, with protein sequence MAEAANTPRPLLTPGQMGVDYEMRVDFSRLRDYRLQRAQAALEASECGAFLLFDFYNIRYTTSSWVGGALGDKMIRYALLTRGGEPHLWDFGSAVKHHQLYSPWLKQDHNHPGFLGFRGAVAPTAGLMVDAVTEIKGILKDMGLHNAPVGIDIVEPPFLFEMQRQGLTVVDAQQHMLDAREIKSSDEIMLLNQAAAMVDGVYTDIVEALKPGVRESDIVAMAAKKLYEYGSDQVEAINAISGERCNPHPHNFTDRIIRPGDQAFFDIIHSFNGYRTCYYRTFSVGRATGPQKSAYSRAREWMDNAIAAIKPGVGSDEIASLFPTAETLGFEDELSAFGLQFCHGLGLGLHERPVISRLNSYREPVEIKTGMVFAVETYCPASDGYSAARIEEEVVVTEEGPVILTKYPADELMVANPY encoded by the coding sequence ATGGCCGAGGCCGCCAACACTCCCCGACCGCTCCTGACGCCCGGACAGATGGGTGTCGACTACGAGATGCGGGTCGATTTCTCCCGCCTGCGGGATTACCGCCTCCAGCGCGCCCAAGCGGCCCTGGAAGCGAGCGAATGCGGCGCGTTCCTCTTGTTCGACTTCTACAACATCCGCTACACCACGTCGTCCTGGGTGGGAGGCGCTCTGGGCGACAAGATGATCCGGTACGCCCTGCTCACACGAGGCGGCGAGCCGCACCTGTGGGACTTCGGTTCCGCGGTGAAGCACCACCAGCTCTATTCGCCGTGGTTGAAGCAGGATCACAATCACCCTGGTTTCCTCGGCTTCCGAGGCGCGGTAGCTCCCACGGCGGGTCTCATGGTCGACGCGGTGACCGAGATCAAGGGCATCTTGAAGGACATGGGTCTGCACAATGCACCCGTCGGGATCGACATCGTCGAGCCTCCCTTCCTGTTCGAGATGCAGCGCCAGGGCCTCACGGTGGTCGATGCCCAGCAGCACATGCTCGATGCTCGCGAGATCAAGAGCTCCGACGAAATCATGTTGCTGAACCAGGCTGCGGCGATGGTCGACGGCGTGTACACCGACATCGTCGAGGCGCTGAAGCCTGGCGTGCGCGAGAGCGACATCGTCGCCATGGCCGCGAAGAAGCTCTACGAGTACGGGTCTGACCAGGTGGAAGCGATCAACGCGATCTCCGGCGAGCGATGCAACCCGCACCCGCACAACTTCACCGATCGGATCATCCGTCCGGGAGACCAGGCGTTCTTCGACATCATCCACTCGTTCAACGGCTATCGCACGTGCTACTACCGCACGTTCAGCGTGGGCCGCGCCACGGGCCCGCAGAAGAGCGCCTACTCCCGCGCGAGGGAGTGGATGGACAACGCCATCGCCGCCATCAAGCCGGGTGTGGGCTCGGACGAGATCGCGTCCTTGTTCCCCACGGCGGAGACCCTCGGCTTCGAAGACGAGTTGTCGGCCTTCGGGCTGCAGTTCTGCCACGGCCTCGGGCTCGGACTCCACGAACGACCGGTCATCTCGAGACTGAACAGCTACCGCGAACCCGTCGAGATCAAGACCGGAATGGTGTTCGCAGTCGAGACCTACTGCCCCGCAAGCGACGGTTACTCTGCCGCGCGCATCGAAGAAGAGGTCGTCGTCACGGAGGAAGGGCCGGTGATTCTCACGAAGTACCCCGCCGACGAACTCATGGTCGCCAACCCCTATTGA
- a CDS encoding LacI family DNA-binding transcriptional regulator, producing the protein MAESRVPNLKDVAREAGVHVATASRALSDDQAHLVSDATKARVVAIAEGLGYRTNAVAQSLRRGRTGTIGVVVADLANSFVVSLLRGIEHEVRTGTYTPLVAETHDDPAILRSVVTRLLRNQVDCIILSAAQVDDEDFVADLERRVPVVLAVRGFGSSAQSGIERRHLEVLPDDFVGARVAAGHLLSLGHRRIAQIPGTFQISSFVERARGFEAALREHPEAADVSTGAHAPDSNVEEGRRQAEMLLRQPPDRRPTAIFVHNDLMAIGAIDAIRAARLRCPEDISVVGYNDAPLVDHLNPPLTTVRMPGFELGRRSARIAFDLLEGVRPTEVRQTLEPEFIERGSTTAYSP; encoded by the coding sequence ATGGCCGAATCTCGAGTACCGAATCTGAAGGACGTCGCCCGTGAGGCCGGCGTCCATGTCGCCACTGCGTCGCGAGCTCTGAGTGATGACCAGGCCCACCTCGTGAGCGATGCGACCAAGGCCAGGGTGGTCGCCATCGCCGAGGGGCTCGGCTATCGCACCAACGCGGTCGCACAGAGTCTTCGCCGGGGAAGGACGGGCACCATCGGTGTCGTCGTCGCCGACTTGGCCAACTCCTTCGTGGTCTCCTTGCTGCGGGGGATCGAGCACGAAGTCCGCACTGGCACATACACGCCGCTCGTCGCCGAAACCCACGACGACCCGGCGATACTTCGCAGCGTCGTGACACGGCTGCTGCGCAATCAGGTGGACTGCATCATCCTGAGCGCCGCGCAGGTCGACGATGAGGACTTCGTCGCAGACCTCGAGCGGCGTGTTCCGGTGGTACTGGCGGTGCGAGGATTCGGTTCCTCGGCGCAGTCCGGAATCGAACGACGCCATCTCGAAGTGTTGCCTGATGACTTCGTCGGTGCCAGGGTCGCGGCCGGCCACCTCCTGTCCCTGGGCCACCGGCGCATCGCACAGATTCCCGGTACGTTCCAGATCTCTTCGTTCGTCGAGCGGGCGCGCGGGTTCGAGGCGGCTCTGCGTGAGCATCCAGAGGCCGCGGACGTGTCGACCGGTGCCCACGCGCCGGACAGCAATGTCGAGGAAGGGCGACGTCAGGCAGAGATGCTTCTTCGTCAGCCACCTGACAGGCGGCCGACGGCGATCTTCGTGCACAACGACCTGATGGCGATCGGCGCCATCGATGCGATTCGAGCCGCCAGATTGCGTTGTCCTGAGGACATCTCGGTGGTCGGGTACAACGACGCGCCGCTCGTCGACCATCTCAACCCGCCGCTCACGACGGTGCGTATGCCCGGTTTCGAGCTGGGGCGTCGCAGTGCGCGCATAGCATTCGATCTCCTAGAAGGAGTGCGGCCGACCGAAGTCCGTCAGACGCTCGAGCCCGAGTTCATCGAGCGCGGCTCGACGACCGCATACTCACCCTGA
- a CDS encoding NAD(P)-dependent oxidoreductase has translation MTTVGFLGLGTMGAGMAHRLIDAGHDVLVWNRSSGPLEPLVAAGARAAETPAEALCAGVAISMLANDAAANAVFTDESLRAAAGSVHVNMSTLSLDTVRNLAERHRAAGVDYVAAPVLGRPHLAASGGLNIVTAGSEEALDRAEEFLSVLGKRTWRLGHQPELANLVKIGVNYNLIHTLQALAESVNLIERGGVDGPTFVEILTDAAYTGSAYTGYGKMIAERGYKPVGFSAELGLKDLMLARAAAGEYRAALPTAPVLTEIFEQTLRDEELASLDWSAMAEITRRQS, from the coding sequence GTGACCACTGTTGGTTTCCTCGGCCTCGGCACCATGGGTGCAGGCATGGCTCACCGTCTCATCGATGCCGGGCACGACGTGCTCGTATGGAACCGCTCGAGCGGTCCACTGGAGCCACTCGTCGCTGCCGGGGCCCGCGCGGCCGAGACACCAGCCGAGGCCCTCTGCGCCGGGGTCGCGATCTCCATGCTCGCGAACGATGCGGCCGCCAACGCGGTTTTCACGGATGAGTCGCTCCGCGCTGCGGCCGGCTCGGTGCACGTGAACATGTCGACGCTGAGCCTGGACACCGTGCGGAATCTGGCCGAGCGGCATCGTGCGGCCGGCGTCGATTATGTCGCTGCTCCTGTGCTGGGTCGTCCTCACCTGGCAGCCAGCGGTGGTCTCAACATCGTCACAGCCGGCTCCGAGGAGGCACTCGACCGCGCCGAGGAGTTCCTCTCTGTTCTCGGCAAGCGCACCTGGCGCCTAGGGCACCAGCCCGAGCTTGCGAATCTGGTAAAGATCGGCGTCAACTACAACCTGATCCACACGCTACAGGCTCTGGCGGAGTCCGTTAATCTGATCGAGCGGGGAGGTGTCGACGGGCCCACCTTCGTCGAGATTCTGACGGATGCCGCCTACACCGGAAGTGCTTACACGGGATACGGAAAGATGATCGCGGAGCGCGGTTACAAGCCCGTGGGGTTCTCCGCGGAGCTAGGGCTCAAAGACCTGATGCTGGCTCGAGCCGCCGCAGGAGAATATCGAGCAGCATTGCCGACCGCACCGGTGCTCACCGAGATCTTTGAACAGACCTTGCGCGATGAGGAGCTGGCTTCTCTCGACTGGTCGGCCATGGCAGAGATCACGCGCCGCCAGTCCTGA
- a CDS encoding NADPH-dependent F420 reductase, which produces MASISVIGTGNMGSAIASIAAKGGASVQVIARDAAKANTLAAQFDGTATAFGETLAGDIVVLALPYPALEDVITAYGEQLNGKIVVDVTNPVDFDSFDALTVPADSSAAAQLQSALPHAKVIKAFNTNFAATLGSGEVGGVPTTVIIAGDDEQAKTYLTELISSGGVSVTDAGSLKRARELEAVGFLQLVLAVREEIAWTGGFAVRS; this is translated from the coding sequence ATGGCAAGCATCTCCGTCATCGGAACGGGAAACATGGGGTCGGCCATCGCCAGCATCGCAGCGAAGGGCGGCGCATCCGTGCAGGTCATCGCACGCGACGCCGCCAAGGCAAACACTCTCGCAGCCCAGTTCGACGGCACTGCCACCGCGTTCGGAGAGACCCTTGCCGGCGACATCGTCGTGCTCGCCCTTCCCTACCCCGCGCTCGAAGACGTCATCACGGCCTACGGGGAGCAGCTGAACGGCAAGATCGTCGTCGACGTCACCAACCCCGTCGACTTCGACAGCTTTGACGCACTCACCGTCCCCGCCGATTCCTCCGCCGCCGCGCAACTCCAGAGCGCACTCCCCCACGCGAAGGTCATCAAGGCCTTTAACACCAACTTCGCCGCCACCCTCGGCAGTGGCGAAGTCGGAGGCGTCCCCACCACCGTCATCATCGCCGGGGACGACGAGCAGGCCAAGACTTATCTCACCGAACTCATCTCGTCGGGCGGCGTCTCCGTCACCGACGCCGGTTCGCTCAAGCGCGCACGCGAATTGGAAGCCGTCGGCTTCCTCCAGCTCGTCCTTGCTGTCCGCGAAGAGATCGCATGGACCGGAGGTTTCGCGGTCCGATCCTGA
- a CDS encoding MarR family transcriptional regulator, with product MTEEQSRAWLALVWMAELLPAVLDAQLQSNADLTHFEFMVLGTLRQASKSALRTKDLAAAVNATPPRLSRVLSKLEARGLVERAGGTTDARVVNVRLTTTGRRALVRAVPDHIALAKELVMDQLSEEDLGSLARILEPLVDRLDPHRRVGFTAAGRASLD from the coding sequence ATGACGGAGGAGCAGTCGCGCGCCTGGCTTGCGCTGGTCTGGATGGCGGAGCTCCTTCCTGCAGTGCTTGATGCGCAGCTGCAGTCCAACGCGGATTTGACCCACTTCGAGTTCATGGTCCTCGGCACCCTGAGGCAGGCCTCGAAGAGCGCTCTTCGGACGAAGGATCTCGCTGCGGCGGTGAATGCGACGCCTCCTCGTCTGTCACGCGTTCTGAGTAAGCTGGAGGCTCGAGGCCTCGTCGAACGCGCCGGGGGAACGACGGACGCTAGGGTCGTGAACGTTCGTCTCACCACGACGGGGCGGCGGGCGCTCGTCCGGGCGGTTCCTGACCACATCGCGCTCGCGAAGGAGCTTGTGATGGACCAGCTGTCGGAGGAGGATCTCGGCTCTCTCGCCCGCATCCTGGAACCCCTCGTTGACCGGCTCGACCCACACCGACGGGTCGGCTTCACCGCTGCCGGACGCGCCTCACTCGACTGA
- a CDS encoding DUF3037 domain-containing protein, whose protein sequence is MNEPYLYWLVRYVPDVARGERVNVAVIVGRDGGDWAIRSAPNLRRASRIGGDAQAIRPWLESLERSVRDYEHPPLALFASLEPQTVSRAWLSLLSHRFNNTLQLSSPAPVEAVSAEDAAGFLYSVLVATPDISPRSKTRTRLVQHLSDLYLRTSSLELGESLLRRPRALVGKQRGRFDFAVVDDHVDQLSHAFAFDVKDTDSLEQELQSWNFVVTRLRDSGAIVAAGQEERTAESDVPVSVVFQEPPRSADSRTWDVFDAALEAWRTLGVDAVPGSEMDRIAVEARDLFHA, encoded by the coding sequence ATGAACGAGCCATACCTTTATTGGCTCGTTCGCTATGTGCCAGACGTCGCCCGAGGCGAGAGGGTCAACGTGGCCGTCATCGTCGGGCGCGACGGCGGCGACTGGGCTATTCGATCTGCACCAAATCTTCGTCGCGCCAGTCGTATCGGCGGCGACGCGCAAGCGATCCGGCCCTGGCTCGAAAGTCTCGAGCGCTCCGTGCGCGACTACGAGCATCCCCCGCTTGCATTGTTCGCATCGCTGGAACCTCAAACGGTGAGCCGAGCGTGGCTCTCGCTGCTCTCTCACCGCTTCAACAACACACTTCAGCTCAGCAGCCCTGCGCCCGTGGAAGCGGTGTCTGCAGAGGACGCGGCAGGCTTCCTCTATTCCGTTCTCGTAGCTACCCCCGACATCAGCCCGCGTTCGAAGACTCGAACCCGGCTCGTCCAGCACCTGAGCGACCTGTATCTGCGCACGAGCAGCCTCGAGCTCGGAGAATCATTACTGAGACGACCTCGAGCCCTGGTCGGCAAGCAGCGCGGTCGTTTTGATTTCGCCGTCGTCGATGATCACGTCGATCAGCTGTCGCATGCGTTCGCGTTCGACGTGAAGGACACCGATTCACTGGAGCAGGAACTGCAGTCGTGGAACTTCGTTGTCACGCGGCTGCGGGATAGCGGCGCGATCGTCGCGGCCGGTCAGGAGGAGCGCACGGCCGAATCCGACGTGCCGGTCTCGGTGGTATTCCAAGAACCTCCTCGCAGCGCGGACTCTCGGACGTGGGACGTCTTCGATGCCGCCCTCGAGGCCTGGCGCACCCTGGGCGTCGACGCCGTGCCGGGATCCGAGATGGACCGTATCGCGGTCGAAGCCCGGGATCTTTTCCACGCCTAG
- a CDS encoding helix-turn-helix domain-containing protein, with product MTSAVEHAAGAGSEPWTQADADTVSESLNLLIETAAQQGRDGKLVSALLTTMTAFIADRGADVLAPPDPEDPGRRLRPEFRARIDAIVDSLSDDETAAFLGIGVRQVRRRAHQGALYFFTVGKRRRYPAWQFDELLGVLPGIRDILRAIPEDWTPERAQLFMSGVGAELTIADKPISPRTWLIVGLDPMEIVNLIREGTEENG from the coding sequence ATGACATCGGCCGTTGAGCACGCGGCGGGCGCGGGATCGGAGCCATGGACTCAAGCCGACGCTGACACAGTTTCGGAGTCCTTGAATCTGCTCATTGAGACGGCTGCGCAGCAGGGGCGCGACGGAAAGCTGGTGAGCGCTCTGTTGACCACTATGACGGCGTTCATCGCAGACCGGGGTGCGGACGTCCTCGCCCCGCCAGATCCGGAGGATCCGGGGCGCCGGCTCCGCCCTGAGTTCAGAGCGCGAATCGACGCAATTGTCGACTCTCTGAGTGACGACGAGACCGCCGCCTTCCTCGGGATCGGCGTGCGACAGGTGCGGCGACGCGCGCATCAAGGAGCGCTCTACTTCTTCACCGTGGGAAAGCGACGCCGCTACCCCGCATGGCAGTTCGATGAACTGCTCGGTGTGCTCCCCGGTATTCGCGACATCTTGCGGGCTATCCCGGAGGACTGGACTCCCGAGCGAGCACAGCTGTTCATGTCTGGGGTAGGTGCCGAGCTCACGATCGCCGACAAGCCGATTTCGCCGCGGACCTGGCTGATTGTCGGCTTAGACCCGATGGAAATCGTCAACCTGATCCGGGAGGGCACGGAAGAGAATGGATAA
- a CDS encoding helix-turn-helix transcriptional regulator — protein sequence MRPAGSLYRPTRWRTCVLIADWASPLSSFRSYSVVPTACARRSAERGGVADLACVADPPPRAQHYGLRVSPYKAAILATLEDVTDGASAADAEWQRFVLGLSVQLRRLRLEAGLSQEEVASRAGLSRFIYRQYESGESRRGTAANPALRSVLSIAQVLQVPIEDLLPKPVPDLRSR from the coding sequence ATGCGGCCGGCGGGCAGCCTTTACCGCCCCACCAGGTGGCGGACTTGCGTTTTGATCGCGGATTGGGCATCGCCGCTATCGTCCTTTCGCTCTTACTCCGTCGTCCCGACAGCCTGCGCACGTCGCTCGGCCGAAAGGGGGGGCGTGGCCGATCTCGCATGCGTTGCGGATCCGCCTCCCCGCGCACAACACTATGGCTTACGCGTAAGCCCATACAAGGCTGCCATTCTCGCAACGCTTGAAGATGTGACGGACGGCGCGAGCGCAGCGGATGCAGAGTGGCAGAGGTTCGTCCTGGGGCTCTCGGTGCAATTGCGCAGGCTTCGCCTCGAGGCGGGACTGAGCCAGGAGGAAGTGGCTTCTCGCGCTGGCCTGAGCCGCTTCATCTACCGCCAGTACGAGAGCGGTGAATCCCGGCGGGGCACAGCAGCCAACCCCGCGCTTCGTTCAGTCCTTTCGATCGCTCAGGTCCTTCAGGTGCCCATTGAGGATCTTCTTCCGAAGCCGGTACCGGATCTCCGCAGTCGATAG
- a CDS encoding relaxase/mobilization nuclease domain-containing protein yields MAVVMASSTRSADDLIRYVLEPKSDQRGERYVMASGTGGLLVSLARDQMRDVRERWGKNEPGAYVQAYHVIQSFSARDELDPADPSDWMTAQDLGIALAEEVFAGRQVLVVTQRDGAGGCLHNHLVASSVNTETGDSLNSSVVMHARLVETHEAVLEREGFHQPDDLRQAYTDALDRRDRGESSRLRRAPTKEQRALIEATRHAQWQALRATAESGTARRLEPFSLLVLKHRIDSAVTARSTTDWVTFVTNARTEGVSVERAEGDDLVSFGMMRRMHDGSFRAPTASDRRRGSTIGEGYTVTALEQRITSQLDAIARSARTMTFVLTAEDEREVEARMAIYWAEFENERAKPFRARGSLEQQPPRDIPSAATGDADPSDSATGAPTSDLQRERDLDDLRVELEGSSPGSLPAPVSAGANDSLNLSDPSTEICADYEAPRSTPTSPAPENRDANSIAEARRRRPRRQAMFDFDLQDDTSPRVEGELEL; encoded by the coding sequence ATGGCTGTCGTGATGGCGAGCTCCACACGCTCCGCCGACGACCTCATTCGTTACGTCCTCGAGCCCAAGAGCGATCAGCGCGGCGAGCGCTACGTGATGGCATCCGGGACGGGTGGGCTGCTCGTGTCGCTGGCCCGGGACCAGATGCGAGATGTCCGCGAGAGGTGGGGTAAGAACGAGCCCGGGGCGTACGTGCAGGCCTATCACGTCATCCAGAGTTTCTCAGCAAGAGATGAGCTCGACCCGGCCGATCCGAGCGATTGGATGACCGCACAGGACCTCGGGATTGCACTCGCCGAAGAGGTGTTCGCAGGACGGCAAGTGCTCGTCGTTACACAGCGGGATGGCGCCGGCGGTTGCCTCCACAACCACTTGGTCGCCTCGAGCGTGAACACTGAGACGGGCGACAGCTTGAATAGTTCGGTGGTCATGCATGCGCGTCTGGTCGAGACGCACGAGGCGGTTCTGGAGCGCGAGGGATTCCATCAGCCCGACGATTTGAGACAGGCATACACCGACGCGCTGGATCGCCGCGATCGTGGCGAGTCCAGCAGGCTCCGCCGCGCGCCAACGAAGGAGCAGCGCGCACTGATCGAGGCAACGCGCCACGCACAGTGGCAAGCCTTGCGCGCGACTGCCGAGTCGGGCACAGCACGTCGGCTCGAGCCATTCAGCTTGCTCGTTCTGAAGCACCGCATCGACAGTGCAGTGACGGCCCGAAGCACGACAGACTGGGTCACGTTTGTCACAAACGCGCGGACCGAAGGGGTGAGCGTGGAACGCGCGGAGGGAGATGATCTCGTGTCGTTTGGCATGATGCGTCGAATGCACGACGGATCCTTCCGCGCGCCTACGGCCAGCGATCGCCGCCGCGGTTCCACGATTGGCGAGGGTTACACCGTAACTGCCCTCGAACAACGGATCACCAGCCAGCTCGACGCGATCGCGAGGTCTGCGCGCACGATGACATTCGTCTTGACCGCGGAGGACGAAAGAGAAGTCGAGGCCCGCATGGCCATCTACTGGGCCGAGTTCGAGAATGAGCGCGCAAAACCGTTCCGCGCGCGGGGGTCGCTTGAACAGCAGCCTCCGCGAGACATCCCGTCAGCGGCGACAGGCGATGCGGATCCGAGCGACTCTGCGACTGGCGCACCGACGAGCGACCTGCAGAGAGAACGCGACTTGGACGACCTCCGCGTAGAGCTTGAAGGCAGCTCTCCCGGAAGTCTCCCAGCGCCGGTCTCTGCCGGCGCCAACGATAGCCTCAATCTGTCTGATCCCAGCACCGAGATCTGCGCTGACTACGAAGCTCCGCGGTCAACTCCGACGTCACCCGCACCCGAGAACCGCGATGCTAACTCGATCGCGGAGGCGAGACGACGTCGACCAAGACGACAGGCGATGTTCGACTTCGATTTGCAGGACGACACCTCGCCGCGTGTTGAGGGCGAGCTGGAACTATAG
- a CDS encoding helix-turn-helix domain-containing protein, with the protein MPTPTSLPAPSVLSTLITPAALAEALGTTERTLSEWRIRGTGPAFIRAGGRAVRYRPESVDEWLIAQERRSTAEELSA; encoded by the coding sequence ATGCCTACTCCGACCTCGCTCCCCGCTCCGTCAGTCCTCTCGACGCTCATCACGCCGGCGGCGCTCGCAGAGGCACTCGGCACCACTGAGCGCACTCTGAGCGAATGGCGTATTCGCGGCACGGGTCCCGCGTTCATCCGTGCGGGCGGCAGGGCCGTCCGCTACAGACCCGAAAGCGTGGACGAATGGCTGATCGCGCAAGAGCGCCGCAGCACTGCTGAAGAGCTCAGCGCCTGA
- a CDS encoding site-specific integrase, with protein sequence MGSAYSYETKEGRRWEARYRKPDGKTARKGGFMRKRDAEAYLTTVESAKLQGAYIAPGESRVTVGTLGAAWLVAHGAAVKPSTLHSDESAWRVHVEPVWGGRQVGTIRHTEVSAWVAEMSRKRSATTVKRCHGVLAAILDGAVRDRRLQSNPARDVKTPRKVPKARAYLTHQQVERLADASLYPDLVRFLAYTGLRWGEATGLKVADIDLSRRRLNITSNAVTVNGHVVVGTPKTHERRTVVYPAFLDDAMARATSHKRPDDLVFPAATGGYLRQGNAQSGWFAGACKRARREDAADAAEARARGENVRAVMPRVTPHDLRHTAASLAISAGANVKAIQRMLGHASAAMTLDTYADLLDDDLDDVASALHRQRAAALQR encoded by the coding sequence ATGGGCAGCGCCTACTCGTACGAGACCAAAGAAGGCAGGCGGTGGGAGGCGCGGTACCGCAAGCCGGACGGGAAGACTGCTCGGAAGGGCGGCTTCATGAGGAAGCGCGACGCGGAGGCATACCTTACCACGGTGGAATCGGCGAAGCTTCAGGGGGCATACATCGCGCCGGGAGAATCACGCGTCACGGTCGGCACGCTTGGTGCAGCGTGGCTCGTGGCGCACGGAGCGGCGGTCAAGCCGTCGACGTTGCACAGCGATGAGAGCGCGTGGAGAGTCCACGTCGAGCCGGTCTGGGGAGGTCGCCAAGTCGGCACAATCCGCCACACGGAGGTCTCCGCGTGGGTGGCGGAGATGAGCCGGAAACGGTCGGCGACAACCGTCAAGCGATGTCACGGCGTGCTCGCCGCGATTCTCGACGGTGCAGTGCGGGACCGGCGACTCCAATCGAACCCGGCACGGGACGTGAAGACGCCTCGAAAGGTCCCGAAGGCGAGGGCTTATCTCACCCATCAGCAAGTTGAGCGGCTTGCGGACGCTTCGCTCTACCCGGACCTGGTGCGCTTCTTGGCCTATACGGGGCTCCGTTGGGGAGAAGCCACCGGGCTCAAGGTCGCGGACATCGATCTGTCGCGTCGCAGACTGAATATCACTTCCAATGCGGTGACTGTCAATGGACACGTCGTCGTCGGTACGCCGAAGACCCACGAGAGGCGAACCGTCGTGTATCCGGCCTTCCTAGATGACGCGATGGCGCGAGCGACCTCGCATAAGCGACCGGATGACTTGGTCTTCCCCGCCGCGACCGGCGGCTATCTTCGGCAGGGCAATGCGCAGTCCGGATGGTTCGCAGGTGCCTGCAAGCGGGCTCGCCGCGAAGATGCGGCGGATGCCGCTGAGGCGCGGGCGCGCGGCGAGAACGTTCGTGCCGTCATGCCTCGAGTCACGCCCCATGATCTGCGACACACGGCAGCGTCATTGGCGATCAGTGCTGGCGCGAACGTGAAGGCCATACAGAGGATGCTCGGGCATGCGAGTGCGGCTATGACCCTCGACACATACGCCGACCTGCTCGACGACGATCTGGATGATGTGGCTTCGGCACTACACCGTCAGCGTGCTGCCGCGCTCCAGCGGTAA